In a genomic window of Sphingomonas lutea:
- a CDS encoding GGDEF domain-containing protein — MSDQVIDEDADAARLIEEISRLRALVAQLETRVEQLDELAHQDSLIQLPNRRGFMRELERLVDRGNRYGHSAAMLYVDLDGLKMINDTFGHLAGDEALIQVAQLLSGGVRRSDIVARIGGDEFAILLENANEAIAQETAARLENMVCDCDFTHDGDVLPLSVAIGVAMIDGDDTPQSVMDRADEEMYRRKDAA, encoded by the coding sequence ATGTCTGACCAAGTGATTGACGAGGACGCCGACGCCGCGCGCCTGATCGAGGAGATCAGCCGGCTGCGTGCACTCGTCGCGCAACTGGAGACGCGCGTCGAGCAGTTGGATGAGCTGGCGCACCAGGATAGCCTCATTCAACTTCCCAACCGGCGCGGGTTCATGCGCGAGCTGGAACGGTTGGTCGACCGCGGCAACCGCTACGGACACAGCGCAGCCATGCTTTACGTCGATCTCGACGGATTGAAGATGATCAACGACACCTTCGGCCACCTGGCAGGCGACGAAGCGCTGATCCAGGTCGCACAATTGCTGAGCGGCGGCGTTCGCCGAAGCGACATCGTCGCACGCATCGGAGGCGACGAGTTCGCCATCCTGCTCGAAAATGCCAACGAGGCCATTGCGCAGGAAACAGCGGCACGGCTCGAGAACATGGTGTGCGATTGCGACTTCACCCACGACGGCGACGTGCTTCCGCTCAGCGTCGCGATCGGGGTGGCGATGATCGATGGCGACGATACGCCGCAGTCGGTGATGGATCGGGCCGACGAGGAAATGTACCGGCGGAAAGACGCCGCTTAA
- the galE gene encoding UDP-glucose 4-epimerase GalE — protein sequence MTKVPVLVTGGAGYIGSHAVLALKDAGWAVCVIDNLSTGARGVVPGDVPFFEGDIADGALVARIIAEQGVAAIMHFAGSIVVPESVEQPLEYYRNNTVASHALISAAVAGGVKHILFSSTAAVYGAPDKVPVEEDDSKQPINPYGASKLMTERMLEDASAAHPFNYGALRYFNVSGADPQGRTGQIGKGATHLIKVAVEAAVGKRDQVAVYGTDYPTPDGTCVRDYIHVSDLAAAHVAALEWLIAHPDENLAMNCGYGRGLSVLEVLDAIDKANGQPLKREMGPRRAGDPPMLVAGNARLLSTLDWRPAHADIDTIVGHALAWERKLAGRGD from the coding sequence ATGACCAAAGTTCCTGTGCTTGTGACCGGCGGTGCCGGCTATATTGGAAGCCACGCCGTGCTCGCGTTGAAGGACGCCGGCTGGGCGGTGTGCGTGATCGACAATCTTTCGACCGGCGCGCGCGGCGTGGTGCCAGGCGACGTGCCCTTCTTCGAAGGGGACATCGCCGATGGCGCTCTCGTCGCCCGAATCATTGCCGAGCAAGGCGTTGCGGCGATCATGCATTTCGCGGGGTCGATCGTGGTGCCGGAATCGGTCGAACAGCCGCTCGAATATTATCGCAACAACACGGTGGCGAGCCACGCCCTGATCAGCGCCGCGGTCGCGGGCGGGGTGAAGCATATCCTCTTTTCCTCGACCGCCGCGGTCTATGGCGCGCCCGACAAGGTCCCGGTCGAGGAGGATGATTCCAAGCAGCCGATCAACCCCTATGGCGCGTCCAAGCTGATGACCGAGCGGATGCTTGAGGATGCGTCGGCGGCGCATCCGTTCAACTATGGCGCGCTACGTTACTTCAACGTGTCGGGCGCCGACCCGCAAGGGCGTACGGGGCAGATCGGCAAGGGCGCGACCCACCTTATCAAGGTCGCGGTCGAGGCGGCGGTGGGCAAACGCGACCAGGTCGCGGTCTATGGCACCGATTACCCGACCCCCGACGGCACCTGCGTCCGCGATTATATCCACGTCAGCGATCTGGCCGCGGCGCACGTTGCTGCGCTCGAGTGGCTGATCGCGCATCCGGACGAAAATCTGGCGATGAATTGCGGCTATGGGCGCGGGCTCTCGGTGCTCGAGGTGCTGGATGCGATCGACAAGGCCAATGGCCAGCCGCTCAAGCGCGAGATGGGCCCGCGCCGAGCGGGCGATCCGCCGATGCTGGTCGCCGGCAATGCGCGCTTGCTGAGCACGCTCGACTGGCGCCCCGCGCATGCCGACATCGACACGATCGTCGGCCATGCGCTGGCATGGGAGCGCAAGCTGGCGGGCCGTGGCGACTGA
- a CDS encoding DUF2975 domain-containing protein → MAKVYSAALPIAFITLRILIVLNWAFGAAVLGLLIYTFVNEPWTMKALGVTGYADAQDVMNGMRLIAALGVVAIVLNYPILTRLVAMVETVRAGDPFVADNAYRLQAIAWLLLLLQVISIAVGIIARIISTQEHPFKLDAGFSINGWLAVLLTFILARVFAEGTLMREDLEGTV, encoded by the coding sequence ATGGCCAAGGTCTATTCCGCCGCACTGCCGATTGCGTTCATCACGCTGCGGATCCTGATCGTCCTCAATTGGGCGTTCGGCGCGGCCGTGCTTGGACTGCTAATCTACACGTTCGTCAACGAACCCTGGACGATGAAGGCCTTGGGGGTGACCGGTTATGCCGATGCCCAGGATGTGATGAATGGCATGCGCCTGATCGCGGCGCTCGGCGTGGTCGCGATCGTCCTCAATTACCCGATCCTGACTCGGCTGGTGGCGATGGTCGAGACGGTGCGCGCCGGCGATCCGTTCGTCGCCGACAATGCCTATCGCCTGCAGGCGATCGCCTGGCTGCTATTGCTGCTGCAGGTGATCAGCATCGCTGTTGGAATCATCGCGAGAATCATCTCGACACAGGAACATCCGTTCAAGCTCGACGCGGGCTTCTCGATCAACGGTTGGCTCGCGGTGCTCCTCACCTTCATCCTCGCGCGGGTGTTCGCCGAAGGGACGCTGATGCGCGAAGACCTCGAAGGGACGGTGTGA
- a CDS encoding 5-(carboxyamino)imidazole ribonucleotide synthase, which yields MIEPGSTIGIIGGGQLGRMLSVAAAQLGYRCHIFDPHERPPAADVSAAFTRAAFDDRAALDRFAADVDVATYEFENLAVAPLEGLGDKLRPGTKSLAVAQDRATEKDFLERCGARVAPWRAVATLADVDAAVAELGVPIVLKTRRYGYDGKGQAWIHSPDEARTAWQAIGEEPAVAEAGVAFDAEYSVIIARWADGRHAIWDSSENVHREGVLRTSTVPCGAFVAGQIDEARSAAQRIAEALGHIGVLTVEFFAGADGPVVNEIAPRVHNSGHWTIEGAVTSQFEQHIRAICGLPPGSTDLVSGGAAMDNLIGDDLDRWPELVAEPGAHVHIYGKGEARPGRKMGHVTRLSRRA from the coding sequence ATGATTGAGCCGGGGTCGACGATCGGAATCATTGGCGGCGGCCAGCTGGGCCGCATGCTGTCGGTTGCCGCAGCGCAGCTTGGGTATCGCTGCCACATCTTCGACCCCCACGAGCGCCCGCCAGCGGCGGATGTTTCCGCGGCCTTCACCCGCGCCGCATTCGACGACCGCGCGGCGCTGGATCGGTTCGCGGCCGACGTCGACGTCGCCACCTACGAATTCGAGAATCTTGCGGTCGCGCCGCTCGAAGGGCTCGGCGACAAATTGCGCCCCGGCACGAAGTCGCTGGCCGTCGCGCAAGACCGCGCCACCGAAAAGGATTTCCTGGAGCGCTGCGGGGCGCGGGTGGCGCCGTGGCGCGCCGTGGCGACCCTGGCCGACGTCGATGCGGCGGTTGCCGAGCTTGGCGTGCCGATCGTGCTCAAGACCCGCCGCTACGGCTATGACGGCAAGGGCCAGGCGTGGATCCACTCGCCCGATGAAGCGCGTACCGCGTGGCAAGCGATCGGCGAAGAACCCGCCGTGGCCGAGGCCGGAGTCGCGTTCGACGCGGAATATTCGGTGATCATCGCGCGCTGGGCGGACGGCCGCCACGCGATCTGGGATTCGTCCGAGAACGTCCACCGCGAGGGCGTCCTGCGGACCTCGACCGTGCCGTGCGGCGCGTTCGTCGCCGGGCAGATCGACGAGGCGCGGTCGGCCGCGCAGCGCATCGCCGAGGCGCTCGGCCATATCGGGGTGCTGACCGTCGAGTTTTTCGCCGGCGCCGATGGCCCGGTGGTCAACGAAATCGCGCCGCGCGTCCACAACAGCGGCCACTGGACGATTGAGGGCGCGGTCACCTCCCAGTTCGAGCAACACATCCGCGCCATCTGCGGCTTGCCCCCCGGGTCAACCGACCTTGTCTCGGGTGGCGCGGCGATGGACAACCTCATCGGCGACGACCTCGACCGTTGGCCCGAACTGGTCGCCGAGCCCGGCGCCCATGTCCACATCTACGGCAAAGGCGAGGCCCGCCCCGGCCGCAAAATGGGCCACGTCACGCGCTTAAGCCGCCGAGCATAA
- the purE gene encoding 5-(carboxyamino)imidazole ribonucleotide mutase: MSEPLVGIIMGSTSDWETMRHAAETLEKLGVAHESKVVSAHRTPKRLFDYAQSARGRGLKVIIAGAGGAAHLPGMAASMTALPVLGVPVESKALKGMDSLLSIVQMPAGVPVGTLAIGKAGAVNAALLAAAILANGDDALAARLDAWRESQTGAVAESPE; the protein is encoded by the coding sequence ATGAGCGAGCCGTTGGTCGGCATCATCATGGGCAGCACCTCCGATTGGGAGACGATGCGCCATGCCGCCGAAACGCTCGAAAAGCTGGGTGTCGCGCATGAGAGCAAGGTCGTTTCCGCGCATCGCACGCCAAAGCGTCTGTTCGATTACGCCCAGTCGGCGCGCGGCCGCGGCCTCAAGGTGATCATCGCCGGCGCAGGCGGCGCGGCCCATCTGCCGGGCATGGCGGCGTCGATGACCGCACTTCCCGTGCTTGGCGTTCCGGTGGAGAGCAAGGCGCTGAAGGGCATGGATAGCCTGCTGTCGATCGTCCAGATGCCCGCAGGCGTCCCGGTAGGCACGCTGGCCATCGGCAAGGCGGGGGCGGTGAACGCGGCACTGCTGGCCGCTGCGATCCTTGCCAACGGCGACGATGCCCTTGCCGCCCGGCTAGATGCGTGGCGCGAAAGCCAGACCGGCGCGGTGGCCGAATCGCCCGAATGA
- a CDS encoding helix-turn-helix domain-containing protein — MAIRVTLDDVLHDRRMTLSELAERVDITLANLSILKTGKARAVRFSTLNAICEALDCQPADILTFAPAEEEDE; from the coding sequence ATGGCGATCCGCGTCACGCTCGACGACGTGCTGCACGACCGGCGCATGACGCTGAGTGAGCTGGCCGAACGAGTCGACATCACGCTTGCCAACCTGTCGATTCTGAAGACGGGAAAGGCCCGCGCGGTGCGCTTTTCGACGCTCAACGCCATTTGCGAGGCGCTGGACTGCCAGCCCGCGGATATCCTGACCTTCGCGCCCGCCGAGGAGGAAGACGAATAA
- a CDS encoding retropepsin-like aspartic protease family protein, translating into MERGALVFLVLAGLFSVMVGGSLSTAPPAAAGNSAGRVQVIDGSAQPLVADVASIDGDAVQLERQDDGHFYADVDINGAIVRALVDTGATGIALSREDARAAGLAVSVGMHDVIGRGADGDVRGEHVTLDRVTLGHRSVANMPAVVLNAGEETLLGQTFLSTFESVEIRGDRMVLR; encoded by the coding sequence ATGGAACGCGGTGCGCTTGTCTTTCTCGTCCTTGCCGGGCTGTTCAGCGTGATGGTCGGCGGCTCGCTGAGCACCGCGCCGCCAGCAGCAGCCGGAAACAGCGCGGGGCGTGTGCAAGTTATCGACGGCAGCGCGCAGCCCTTAGTCGCGGACGTCGCCAGCATCGATGGGGACGCTGTCCAGCTCGAGCGGCAGGACGACGGCCACTTCTATGCCGATGTCGACATCAACGGCGCCATAGTGCGGGCGCTGGTCGATACTGGGGCAACGGGGATCGCCTTGTCGCGCGAAGACGCCCGCGCTGCCGGGCTCGCGGTATCGGTCGGCATGCACGATGTGATCGGGCGCGGAGCCGACGGCGACGTGCGCGGGGAGCATGTCACGCTCGACCGCGTGACCCTGGGCCACCGCTCGGTCGCGAATATGCCCGCAGTGGTGCTCAATGCGGGTGAGGAGACCTTGCTTGGCCAGACCTTCCTGAGCACCTTCGAATCGGTCGAGATCCGCGGAGACCGAATGGTCCTGCGCTAA
- a CDS encoding M14 family metallopeptidase codes for MTITISSAFDAGNIRVARFEGDTVDLEIVNDHLSDFYQWFHFRLAGAAGREVTLRITNCGGAAYPGGWPGYKACLSLDREEWVRVTETSYDDGVLTIRLTPPQDVVWLAYFAPYSMERHHDLVTAIASLPDVGYESLGKTLDGQDLDCLTIGDGPLRVWLYARQHPGETMAEWWMEGALEKLTDEDDPVARVLRRECTFRIVPNMNPDGSRRGHLRTNAAGVNLNREWHAPTAEKSPEVLCVRNAMDKTGVDFAMDVHGDEAIPANFLAGFEGIPSITDRQLKLFNLFGETLERISPDFQREQGYELAAPGQANMSMSTTQLAERFGCVSMTLEMPFKDNANLPDDVYGWSPQRSKYLAYACLDALHAILPALKSAAAERSASAERVDA; via the coding sequence ATGACCATCACGATTTCGAGCGCGTTCGACGCGGGCAATATCCGCGTCGCCAGGTTTGAGGGCGACACCGTCGATCTTGAAATCGTCAACGATCATTTGTCCGATTTCTACCAATGGTTCCATTTCCGCCTCGCCGGCGCGGCGGGGCGCGAGGTGACGTTGCGCATCACCAATTGCGGCGGCGCGGCCTATCCCGGCGGCTGGCCCGGCTACAAAGCCTGCCTTTCGCTCGACCGCGAGGAATGGGTGCGCGTGACGGAAACCAGCTATGACGATGGCGTGCTGACGATCCGGCTGACCCCGCCGCAGGACGTCGTTTGGCTGGCGTATTTCGCGCCATATTCGATGGAGCGTCACCACGACCTCGTCACCGCGATCGCCTCGCTTCCCGACGTCGGTTACGAATCGCTCGGCAAGACCCTCGACGGCCAGGACCTCGATTGCCTGACGATCGGCGACGGGCCGCTGCGCGTCTGGCTGTACGCGCGCCAGCACCCGGGCGAGACGATGGCCGAATGGTGGATGGAAGGCGCGCTCGAAAAGCTGACCGACGAGGACGACCCCGTCGCCCGCGTCCTGCGTCGCGAATGCACCTTCCGGATCGTCCCCAACATGAATCCCGACGGCTCCCGCCGCGGCCACCTGCGCACCAATGCTGCGGGCGTGAACCTCAACCGCGAGTGGCACGCGCCAACCGCGGAAAAGAGCCCGGAAGTGCTGTGCGTCCGCAACGCGATGGACAAGACCGGGGTCGACTTCGCGATGGATGTCCACGGCGACGAGGCCATTCCCGCCAACTTCCTCGCCGGGTTCGAAGGCATCCCCTCGATCACCGACCGGCAGCTTAAATTGTTCAACCTGTTCGGCGAGACGCTCGAGCGAATCTCGCCTGATTTCCAGCGCGAGCAGGGCTATGAACTTGCCGCGCCGGGCCAGGCCAACATGTCGATGTCGACGACCCAGCTGGCGGAGCGTTTCGGCTGCGTGTCGATGACGCTTGAAATGCCGTTCAAGGACAACGCCAACCTACCCGACGACGTGTATGGCTGGTCGCCGCAGCGCTCGAAATATCTCGCCTACGCCTGCCTCGACGCGCTCCACGCCATCCTGCCCGCCCTCAAGTCCGCGGCGGCCGAGCGCAGCGCGTCCGCCGAGCGGGTCGACGCCTGA
- the glpK gene encoding glycerol kinase GlpK, whose product MATDHILAIDQGTTSSRAILFDAAARPVASAQAELTQHYPQPGWVEHDAEEIWAGVLSTAREAIANSGISPERIAGIGITNQRETALVWDRASGAPIHRAVVWQDRRTAEVCDALKAQGLETLVRQRTGLLLDPYFSATKVAWILDQVPGARDRAERGELAFGTIDSFLLWRLTGGAVHATDVTNASRTLLYDIRANRWDEELCARLRVPAAMLPDVRDNASAFGMTTLFGPPIPITGMAGDQQAALFGQGCFAPGMVKSTYGTGCFMLLNTGDEAVASNRRLLTTPAYRLDGRTAYALEGSIFIAGAAVKWLRDGLGVIADAAQTHSLATRVPDSHGVYLVPAFVGLGAPHWDSGARGAIHGLTLGAGAAHLARAALEAVAYQTLDLLEAMRADGAAPPAAIRVDGGMAANDWLCQFLADILMVPVERPADVEATAVGAAFLAGLGTGLWRGLDDLPDSCAGGDTFRPRMEAAQRNALIAGWQDAVRRTLR is encoded by the coding sequence GTGGCGACTGACCATATCCTCGCCATCGACCAGGGCACGACGTCGAGCCGTGCGATCCTGTTCGATGCAGCGGCGCGGCCGGTGGCGAGCGCCCAGGCCGAGCTGACGCAGCATTATCCGCAGCCCGGGTGGGTCGAGCATGATGCCGAGGAGATTTGGGCCGGCGTCCTTTCGACCGCGCGGGAAGCGATCGCGAACAGCGGGATCTCGCCCGAGCGGATTGCCGGCATCGGCATCACCAACCAGCGGGAGACCGCGCTGGTCTGGGACCGCGCGAGCGGTGCGCCGATCCACCGCGCCGTCGTCTGGCAAGACCGGCGGACGGCGGAGGTTTGCGATGCGCTCAAGGCGCAGGGGTTGGAGACGCTCGTTCGACAGCGCACCGGCCTTCTCCTCGACCCCTATTTTTCGGCGACGAAGGTGGCCTGGATCCTCGACCAGGTGCCCGGCGCCCGGGACCGCGCCGAGCGCGGCGAACTTGCCTTCGGGACGATCGACAGCTTCCTGTTGTGGCGGCTGACCGGCGGCGCGGTGCATGCGACCGACGTCACCAACGCGTCGCGCACCCTGCTCTACGACATCCGCGCCAATCGTTGGGACGAAGAATTGTGCGCGCGGCTGCGCGTGCCCGCGGCGATGCTCCCCGACGTGCGCGACAACGCCAGCGCCTTCGGGATGACCACATTGTTCGGCCCGCCCATCCCGATCACCGGCATGGCGGGGGACCAGCAGGCCGCATTATTCGGCCAGGGGTGCTTCGCGCCGGGCATGGTCAAGTCGACCTACGGCACCGGCTGCTTCATGCTGCTCAACACGGGGGACGAAGCGGTCGCATCGAACCGCCGCCTGCTCACCACACCCGCCTATCGCCTCGACGGACGCACGGCTTATGCGCTCGAAGGATCGATCTTCATTGCCGGCGCGGCGGTGAAATGGCTGCGCGACGGCCTTGGCGTCATCGCCGACGCGGCGCAGACGCACAGCCTCGCGACCCGGGTCCCGGACAGCCACGGGGTCTATCTCGTGCCCGCCTTCGTCGGCCTTGGCGCGCCGCATTGGGATTCGGGCGCGCGCGGCGCGATCCACGGGCTGACGCTGGGCGCCGGTGCGGCGCACCTGGCGCGCGCCGCGCTCGAGGCCGTTGCGTATCAGACGCTCGACCTCCTCGAGGCCATGCGCGCCGACGGGGCGGCGCCGCCGGCCGCGATCCGAGTCGACGGCGGCATGGCGGCCAACGACTGGCTATGCCAGTTCCTCGCCGATATCCTGATGGTGCCGGTGGAGCGGCCCGCCGATGTCGAGGCGACGGCGGTCGGCGCCGCGTTCCTCGCGGGGCTCGGCACGGGGCTGTGGCGGGGACTCGACGACCTGCCCGACAGCTGCGCGGGCGGCGATACGTTCCGGCCGAGGATGGAGGCGGCGCAGCGCAACGCGCTCATCGCCGGCTGGCAGGACGCCGTGCGGCGCACATTGCGCTAG
- the gpmA gene encoding 2,3-diphosphoglycerate-dependent phosphoglycerate mutase — protein MPTLVLLRHGQSQWNLENRFTGWWDVDLSPRGIEEARAAGALMRERGLDLDCCFTSVLTRAIRTLHLALHEMDRLWLPVTKSWLLNERHYGGLTGLNKQEMIDKVGEEQVKIWRRSFDIPPPPLPADSEYDVSRDRRYAGVAVPDTESLKDTIARVLPYYDAEIAPALTAGKRVLVAAHGNSLRALEKHLSNIGNEEIVSLEIPTGRPIVYELADDLTVERRFYLDEA, from the coding sequence ATGCCGACCCTTGTCCTGCTGCGCCACGGCCAGTCGCAGTGGAATCTTGAAAACCGCTTTACCGGTTGGTGGGACGTCGACCTCAGCCCGCGCGGGATCGAGGAGGCGCGCGCCGCGGGCGCGTTGATGCGCGAACGCGGTCTCGACTTGGATTGCTGCTTCACCAGCGTCCTCACCCGTGCCATCCGCACCCTGCACCTCGCGCTGCACGAGATGGACCGGCTGTGGCTGCCGGTGACCAAGAGCTGGTTGCTCAACGAGCGCCACTATGGCGGGCTGACGGGCCTCAACAAGCAGGAGATGATCGACAAGGTCGGCGAAGAACAGGTCAAGATCTGGCGTCGGTCGTTCGACATTCCGCCCCCGCCCCTGCCTGCCGACAGCGAGTATGACGTATCGCGCGACCGCCGCTATGCCGGGGTCGCGGTGCCCGATACCGAAAGCCTGAAGGACACCATCGCCCGCGTCCTGCCTTATTATGATGCAGAGATCGCGCCGGCGCTGACTGCCGGCAAGCGCGTCCTCGTCGCCGCGCACGGCAATTCACTGCGCGCGCTGGAAAAGCATCTGTCCAACATCGGCAATGAAGAGATCGTCAGCCTGGAGATCCCGACCGGGCGGCCTATCGTCTACGAACTTGCCGACGACCTGACGGTCGAGCGCCGATTTTACCTAGACGAAGCCTAA
- the purT gene encoding formate-dependent phosphoribosylglycinamide formyltransferase — MHIATLMLLGSGELGREFAIAAKRLGCRVIACDRYANAPAMQVADACEVFSMLDGGALRAAVERHRPDVIVPEIEAIDTATLAELEKEGHRIAPSAKAVQLTMNRDGIRDFAAREMALVTSKYKFAESRDEAIAAAAEVGVPCVVKPVMSSSGKGQSTAKTAADVGPAWDYAVENMRGDRPRVIVEEFIDFDSEITLLTVATKDGTIFCPPIGHRQEAGDYRESWQPAAIPEGALMSARHQARKVVEKLGGHGIFGVEFFIRGDQAIFSELSPRPHDTGMVTLISQFPNEFELHLRAILGLPIPSVELIGPSASAVILASEESEDFAYEGVAEALAVGAPRRPVDLRLFAKPKTLKNRRMGVALARGDNVDEAVERAKTAAGRVRIRYGGK, encoded by the coding sequence ATGCACATTGCCACGCTGATGCTGCTCGGCTCGGGAGAGCTCGGCCGGGAATTCGCCATTGCCGCCAAGCGCCTCGGCTGCCGCGTCATCGCCTGCGACCGTTACGCGAACGCGCCCGCAATGCAGGTCGCCGATGCCTGCGAGGTGTTTTCGATGCTGGACGGCGGGGCGCTGCGCGCGGCGGTCGAGAGGCATCGTCCCGACGTGATCGTGCCGGAGATCGAGGCGATCGACACGGCGACGCTCGCCGAGCTGGAGAAGGAAGGACACCGCATCGCGCCGTCGGCCAAGGCTGTACAGCTGACCATGAACCGCGACGGCATTCGCGACTTCGCGGCGCGCGAGATGGCGCTGGTCACGTCCAAGTATAAGTTCGCCGAATCCCGCGACGAAGCGATCGCCGCGGCGGCGGAAGTCGGCGTGCCGTGCGTAGTCAAGCCGGTGATGTCGAGCAGCGGAAAGGGGCAGAGCACTGCCAAGACCGCCGCGGATGTCGGTCCCGCCTGGGACTACGCGGTCGAAAACATGCGCGGCGACCGCCCGCGCGTGATCGTCGAGGAGTTTATCGACTTCGACAGCGAGATTACCTTGCTGACCGTCGCCACGAAGGACGGGACCATCTTCTGCCCGCCGATCGGCCATCGCCAGGAAGCGGGCGATTATCGCGAAAGCTGGCAGCCGGCCGCGATTCCGGAAGGAGCGCTGATGTCGGCGCGGCACCAGGCGCGCAAGGTCGTCGAAAAGCTTGGCGGCCATGGCATCTTCGGCGTCGAGTTCTTCATCCGCGGCGACCAGGCGATCTTCTCGGAACTGAGCCCGCGCCCGCACGATACGGGCATGGTCACGTTGATCTCGCAATTCCCCAATGAGTTCGAGCTGCACCTGCGCGCGATCCTCGGCCTACCGATCCCGTCGGTGGAGCTGATCGGCCCGTCGGCCTCGGCCGTGATCCTGGCCAGCGAGGAAAGTGAGGACTTCGCTTACGAGGGCGTGGCCGAGGCGCTGGCCGTAGGCGCACCGCGCCGCCCGGTCGACCTGCGCCTGTTCGCCAAGCCCAAGACGCTGAAGAATCGGCGGATGGGGGTGGCGCTGGCACGCGGCGACAATGTCGACGAAGCCGTGGAGCGCGCGAAGACTGCAGCCGGTCGCGTGCGCATTCGTTATGGCGGGAAATAA
- a CDS encoding serine hydrolase domain-containing protein produces MDAYLAPLLRTNNFSGVVAVAKQGRVTFVKGYGLADAEQRVPNSPGTVFHIASLSKPFTSMAILLLAERGRLDLDQPLSKLLPDYPGGDRLTIHQLLSHRSGIPNINDFDAYQEMQLRPQTTASLVAQFKDKPLEFSPGERYAYSNSNFNLLAHIIERVTGQTYGAFIAQEILRPIALQHTGHRGDMAMIVPALADGYAPQGTMGIERAAYLDWTAKTGNGSLYSTAADLIRFVCAAHGDALLSPESRTRMFAKHSENAGYGWFLTQANGRELHHVNGRSPGWAAQLDHYPKEDVTIVVLSNLYSSVTTPIARAIGAMHFGLVPEAMPALRAEPLSAGETARLVGTYRFGADYYVPNSTITITARGGRIQAEYPSGYTPSPYVPVSPTSFIVRPFWSKAEFTIGSDGNAATLTIDGFRGVREE; encoded by the coding sequence GTGGACGCGTATCTCGCGCCGCTCCTCCGCACCAACAATTTCAGCGGCGTCGTCGCCGTGGCCAAGCAAGGTCGAGTCACCTTTGTGAAGGGTTATGGACTGGCGGACGCGGAGCAACGCGTACCGAATAGCCCCGGCACGGTGTTCCACATCGCGTCCCTGTCCAAGCCCTTCACATCGATGGCAATTCTGCTGCTGGCCGAACGCGGGCGCCTGGATCTCGATCAGCCGCTATCCAAGCTGCTTCCTGACTATCCGGGAGGAGATCGCCTCACGATTCATCAGCTGCTGTCGCACCGATCGGGCATCCCAAACATAAATGATTTCGACGCATATCAGGAGATGCAGCTCCGTCCGCAGACGACGGCGAGCTTGGTCGCCCAGTTCAAGGACAAGCCGCTCGAGTTCTCCCCGGGCGAGCGTTACGCCTACAGCAACTCGAACTTCAATCTGCTCGCCCACATTATCGAGCGGGTTACGGGGCAGACTTATGGCGCGTTCATCGCTCAAGAAATCCTCCGGCCTATCGCGCTCCAGCACACCGGGCATCGAGGTGACATGGCGATGATCGTGCCGGCCTTGGCCGACGGCTATGCGCCCCAAGGCACGATGGGGATTGAGCGCGCGGCTTACCTCGACTGGACGGCAAAGACGGGCAACGGCTCGCTCTATTCCACCGCGGCGGATCTCATACGTTTTGTCTGCGCCGCGCATGGCGACGCGCTGTTGTCTCCCGAATCGCGCACGAGGATGTTCGCCAAGCACAGCGAGAACGCCGGCTACGGATGGTTTCTCACCCAAGCCAACGGTCGGGAGCTTCACCACGTCAACGGACGCTCCCCCGGATGGGCGGCACAGCTCGATCACTATCCTAAGGAGGATGTGACGATCGTCGTCCTCTCGAACCTCTATTCATCAGTGACCACACCGATCGCCAGAGCCATTGGCGCCATGCACTTCGGTCTTGTTCCCGAAGCCATGCCGGCCCTGCGCGCCGAACCCTTGAGCGCGGGCGAGACCGCCCGACTGGTAGGCACCTATCGCTTCGGCGCTGACTATTATGTGCCCAACAGCACTATCACGATCACCGCGCGCGGCGGGCGCATTCAGGCGGAATATCCCAGCGGCTATACGCCTTCCCCCTATGTACCCGTCAGCCCCACGAGCTTCATCGTGCGGCCGTTCTGGTCGAAAGCAGAGTTCACCATCGGGTCGGATGGCAACGCTGCGACGCTGACCATCGATGGCTTCCGTGGTGTTCGCGAGGAATAA